AAGCGTTATTCCGATACCTCATGTGATATTCGAGCACAGGCTTTATCTTGCCTCATACGGTATTTTCCTTGCGATAACGAGCGCTGTTTTTATAATTTACAGCAGGCTTGGCTCACTGCCGAAAAAGGCAGCCGCAGTCTTTATCACGGCAATAATAGCGGCATTTGCCGTGACAACATACGCAAGGAACAATGTCTGGAAGGATGAAATAAGTTTATGGAAGGATGTAATAAGTAAAAATACCGGAAGCGCTGTTGGTAACTATAACCTCGGGAAAGCCTATCAGCTCAAAGGTATGCTTGATAATGCTGTTGAGCACTATAATGCTGCAATAAGGCTTAACCCGTATCAGATAGCAGTCCACAACGAGCTTGGCAATGTTTATAAATCATTAGGCTTTATTGACCGGGCTATGGAGGAGTATCAGGCTGTGATCAGACTTAATCCTGCCGGTTCAGGGCCGCACGGCAATCAGGAGGCAAAAGACCTGGAGGCGGCCGCGCATTATAATATTGGCCTCATATACAAATCTCAGGGGCTGATCGACAATGCAGTAGAAGAATACGAGGCTGCAATCAATCTAAACCCTGTCTTTCCGGAAGCTCATAGCAATTTAGGCATTCTTTACGAATATAAAGGCCTTACAGATAAGGCCATTGAGCATTATCATGAGACGCTTAGACTGGATCCAATGGCTTACTTTACATACTATAATCTTGGAGCAGCATATCAAAGCAAGAATTTAATTGAGATGGCGGCAGAAAATTATAAAGCGGTGATAAGGATTAAGCCTGACTGGGACATCCCTCACCTGAGTCTTGGCCGGATTTATCTTCAGTCCGGCAATGTCAAAGATGCTCGTATTGAACTTGAGGAAACTATCCGTCTGAACCCGCAAAACCATGAAGCAGGATCGTTGCTTGAAACTTTAAGATAGTCTGAGCTATCCCTTGAAAAGAATGCTTATTATAAGCTAATATAATCTTCTTTTTATTTTGGATATGTGTTTCTGACCAATAATAATGTCTGGAGGAATAAAAATGGCAAAAGCAATTGAAATTCGCTGGCACGGCCGTGGCGGACAGGGCACAGTCACTGCTGCCAAGGTCCTTGCAGACGCCTGCCTCAGCGGCGGAGGATATGTTCAGGCATTTCCGGAATACGGGCCTGAGCGAGCCGGAGCCCCTATCAGGGCGTTTAACAGGATAAGCGACAATGTGATAAGGATGTACGGCCCTGTTCTTCATCCAAAGGTAGTCAGCATTGCAGACGCTACATTAATAGACGCTGTGAATGTGACAGAAGGCACGCTTGATGACGCGATTTTTCTCGTAAACACATCAAGAGATCCTAAAGAGGTCAGGGCGAAACTTAAGGTTAAAGATTCTCAGAAAGTATATACAGTTGACGCTACAAAGATAGCTGTTGACAGCTTTGGAAGACCGCT
The DNA window shown above is from Thermodesulfovibrionia bacterium and carries:
- a CDS encoding 2-oxoacid:acceptor oxidoreductase family protein — its product is MAKAIEIRWHGRGGQGTVTAAKVLADACLSGGGYVQAFPEYGPERAGAPIRAFNRISDNVIRMYGPVLHPKVVSIADATLIDAVNVTEGTLDDAIFLVNTSRDPKEVRAKLKVKDSQKVYTVDATKIAVDSFGRPLPNSSMLGAICKITEVVGMDVLLENVKKSFGKKFAQKIIDGNLNAAKRGYEEVREG